One stretch of Methanococcus voltae DNA includes these proteins:
- a CDS encoding EF-Tu/IF-2/RF-3 family GTPase — protein sequence MKNVSIGLYGNFKDAGKEIGKKGTSTDITLYNYKKDDDSVVYIEPTRYPERIHPLIYAINMTEYALLFIDELTQDIAETLLALDMCGVKRGFIVAGEYIDLEQLKAILSATSMKDFEIIEKDYIVIREKMAALPEVKPEGEEIQKIPIDHFFSVKSVGTVILGKVDKGEVAVHDNLTMYPTTKKAMVKSMQVHDKDVKEAPKGSRVGLALKGVSVEDLDRGMILSKDELSVSDELSVTMKWNPYMNKEINAGEGYQIVVGLQSVSCTVEEKNGDDLKLKLLKPVVYEKGDNLVLLDGSAKVRIMGVSKIQ from the coding sequence ATGAAAAACGTTTCAATTGGTTTATACGGCAATTTCAAAGACGCAGGAAAGGAAATTGGAAAAAAAGGAACTTCAACCGATATAACTCTTTATAACTATAAAAAAGACGATGATTCTGTAGTATATATTGAGCCTACAAGGTATCCTGAAAGAATTCATCCTTTAATTTATGCAATAAATATGACAGAATATGCGCTTCTGTTTATCGATGAATTAACCCAGGATATTGCGGAAACCTTATTGGCACTTGACATGTGTGGAGTTAAAAGAGGATTTATCGTAGCTGGTGAATATATTGATTTAGAGCAGTTAAAAGCAATATTAAGTGCTACTTCAATGAAAGACTTTGAAATAATCGAAAAAGATTACATAGTTATCCGTGAAAAAATGGCAGCATTGCCTGAAGTAAAACCTGAAGGCGAAGAAATTCAAAAAATACCAATAGACCATTTCTTCTCCGTTAAAAGTGTCGGTACTGTGATATTAGGCAAAGTGGATAAGGGAGAAGTCGCTGTTCACGATAATTTAACCATGTACCCAACAACAAAGAAAGCAATGGTTAAAAGTATGCAGGTTCACGATAAAGATGTTAAAGAAGCTCCAAAAGGTTCAAGAGTAGGACTTGCATTGAAAGGCGTTTCTGTAGAAGATTTAGATCGTGGTATGATCTTATCAAAAGATGAATTAAGCGTTTCAGATGAATTAAGCGTTACAATGAAGTGGAACCCATACATGAACAAGGAAATAAACGCAGGCGAAGGCTACCAAATCGTAGTTGGTTTACAATCTGTAAGCTGTACTGTAGAAGAGAAAAACGGCGATGATTTGAAATTAAAATTGTTAAAACCAGTAGTTTATGAAAAAGGCGATAATTTAGTACTTTTAGACGGAAGTGCAAAAGTTAGAATTATGGGCGTTTCAAAAATTCAATAA
- a CDS encoding 30S ribosomal protein S6e, giving the protein MAFKIVIADPKEGKSFQKEIESRALIGKKIGDEIDGSIVELEGFKLKITGGSDKCGFAMRHDVHGNAKQKVLLRQGPAYHPKDDGIRRRKSIRGNTISLDVVQINMKVIEGPKPLSEVFGADAE; this is encoded by the coding sequence ATGGCATTTAAAATTGTTATCGCAGACCCTAAAGAAGGTAAATCATTCCAAAAAGAAATAGAAAGCAGAGCTTTAATCGGTAAAAAAATCGGTGATGAAATCGACGGTTCAATCGTAGAATTAGAAGGATTCAAATTAAAAATTACCGGCGGTAGTGACAAATGTGGTTTCGCAATGAGACACGATGTACACGGTAACGCAAAACAAAAAGTATTATTAAGACAAGGACCTGCTTACCACCCAAAAGACGATGGAATCAGAAGAAGAAAAAGCATCAGAGGAAACACAATCTCATTAGATGTTGTTCAAATCAACATGAAAGTTATTGAAGGTCCTAAACCATTATCAGAAGTATTCGGTGCAGATGCTGAATAA
- a CDS encoding AzlD domain-containing protein encodes MINTFDEPTLILIIIFMGLVTYIPRVLPIVLLKEVKLSPFWNSFFQYMPYCALSALIFPNVLYSTDSMASAIFGTSIAIILAYKRVNVIIVIFGAILGVYIFQNFLSSILAL; translated from the coding sequence ATGATAAATACATTTGATGAACCGACTTTAATACTGATAATAATATTTATGGGCTTAGTAACTTACATTCCCCGAGTTTTGCCAATTGTTTTATTAAAAGAGGTTAAATTGAGTCCTTTTTGGAATTCATTTTTTCAGTATATGCCTTACTGTGCATTAAGTGCATTAATATTCCCTAATGTATTATACTCCACAGATAGTATGGCTTCAGCGATATTTGGAACTAGTATTGCTATAATATTGGCATATAAGCGTGTAAATGTTATAATTGTTATATTTGGAGCAATATTGGGAGTTTATATTTTCCAAAATTTCCTATCTTCTATATTGGCGTTATGA
- a CDS encoding carboxymuconolactone decarboxylase family protein: protein MELLTEKDMDKIEEVVKKRYGKVPYIIERMAENPKLLVSKVNYDEAVVDDYKHLDAKTVELISIAVVAALGCEHCIDFHIDAGKKMGITDEQIMTAVMVAGSLANSAVLSKATRSMQKINQFYGEE from the coding sequence ATGGAATTATTAACTGAAAAAGATATGGATAAAATAGAAGAAGTTGTTAAAAAGAGATATGGTAAAGTCCCTTACATAATAGAAAGAATGGCGGAAAATCCAAAACTTTTGGTTTCAAAAGTTAATTACGACGAAGCTGTAGTCGATGATTACAAACATCTTGACGCAAAAACCGTTGAATTAATTTCAATAGCTGTAGTGGCTGCTTTAGGTTGCGAACACTGTATAGATTTCCACATCGACGCAGGTAAAAAAATGGGAATAACTGATGAACAAATCATGACCGCAGTTATGGTCGCAGGTTCACTTGCAAATTCTGCAGTTTTATCAAAAGCTACACGTTCCATGCAAAAGATAAATCAATTTTACGGGGAAGAATAA
- a CDS encoding aldo/keto reductase has translation MNFRTLNKTGEELSILGFGAMRFPLKNGRIDKAKSEEMLTYAIDNGVNLIDTAFPYHFGESEIFLGNFLSKYPEYRDKVSISNKLPPWDVKKSEDMYRILNTQLNKLQTDCIDYYFIHSLTKDVWDRLLDLGILKFLDDIKESKKVKYVGFSFHDNLEGFKKIADSYNWDMCMVQYNYLDDELQAGTEGILYAARKGMGIFIMEPLRGGNLANNVPKEITEIFDEYTKKHKYFQKPSDWAFKWVWNNPNVTCVLSGMGSLEQLKDNIGLANSISNPNFLNIDELEIISKAKEIFNKRMKIKCTSCNYCMPCPVGVDIPRCFEIYNSKYLFDSKSSKMEADFKYTAQLGGVLSEPRVASKCIHCGKCLKECPQSLPIPDLLDEVSKEFEKTGFKYKVKLFKTVAGLQKFVEKLFR, from the coding sequence TTGAATTTTAGAACATTAAACAAAACAGGCGAAGAATTATCAATTTTAGGCTTCGGAGCTATGAGATTTCCATTAAAAAACGGTAGAATTGACAAAGCAAAATCTGAAGAAATGTTAACCTACGCAATCGATAATGGGGTTAATCTCATTGACACAGCTTTTCCTTACCATTTTGGAGAAAGTGAGATATTTTTAGGAAATTTCTTATCAAAATATCCCGAATATCGAGATAAAGTGAGTATATCTAACAAATTACCCCCTTGGGATGTAAAAAAATCAGAAGACATGTATAGAATATTGAATACTCAATTAAACAAGTTGCAAACAGATTGTATTGATTATTACTTCATACATAGTTTAACGAAAGATGTTTGGGATAGGCTTTTAGACCTGGGAATATTAAAATTTTTAGATGATATAAAAGAATCAAAGAAAGTAAAATACGTTGGATTCTCATTTCACGATAATTTAGAGGGATTCAAAAAAATAGCGGATTCTTACAACTGGGATATGTGCATGGTACAATATAACTACCTTGACGATGAATTACAAGCAGGGACTGAAGGAATATTATATGCAGCTCGCAAAGGTATGGGTATATTTATAATGGAGCCCCTAAGAGGCGGAAATTTAGCAAATAATGTCCCAAAAGAAATAACGGAAATTTTTGACGAATATACCAAGAAACACAAATATTTCCAAAAACCTTCAGATTGGGCATTTAAATGGGTATGGAATAATCCAAATGTTACATGCGTTTTATCAGGCATGGGTTCGTTAGAACAGCTTAAAGACAATATAGGATTAGCCAATAGCATTTCAAACCCTAATTTTTTAAATATAGATGAATTAGAAATTATTTCAAAAGCAAAAGAGATATTCAACAAAAGAATGAAAATAAAATGCACAAGTTGTAATTATTGCATGCCTTGTCCTGTAGGCGTCGATATACCCAGATGTTTTGAAATATACAATTCAAAATACTTATTTGACAGTAAAAGCTCCAAAATGGAAGCAGATTTTAAATACACTGCTCAGCTAGGGGGCGTCCTTTCAGAACCTAGGGTTGCATCAAAATGTATTCATTGCGGAAAGTGTTTAAAAGAATGTCCTCAATCGTTGCCGATACCGGATTTACTCGATGAAGTTTCCAAAGAATTCGAAAAAACAGGTTTTAAGTACAAAGTAAAATTATTTAAGACAGTTGCAGGCTTGCAAAAATTCGTTGAAAAACTTTTTAGATGA